Proteins encoded in a region of the Paucibacter sediminis genome:
- a CDS encoding alkyl/aryl-sulfatase yields the protein MLLLPILLAGLSGCGKPGSGIGGSASEAAVSVQALNAQLAKELPLADPQDFEDARRGFIARPEGKITMADGTVLVDFDAFKFVSGPAPDSVNASLWRHAALNAQIGLFKVSEGIYQLRGFDIANITLIEGKSGWIVVDALTSRESAAAAMAFARQQLGNKPVSALVFTHSHADHFGGALGIVTPEEVAARKIPVVAPAGFMEESTSENVMVGTAMARRSIYQFGRDLERSPKGLVDTGLGKNVAYGSIGILPPNQLISEATQDLTLDGVRFVFHNVPGAEAPAELSFALPELKAYGGAENLAQTMHNLLPVRGAKVRDALRWSQYMQQALEQVQAAGAEVYFGQHNWPIWGQARIGRFITTHRDVYKYTHDQTVRLINAGLTPREIAEQIQLPKSLQQHFGARGYYGDLRHNVKAVYQHYLGAYDGNPANLNPLPPAESAKRYLALMGGADKAVAAAQQAFDQGEYRWAAELLNQVVFGAPEHAGAKQLLARSYEQLGYAAEAATWRNSYLTAAAELRQGPPAQGVSRAALIDMLAQTPTERFLEAMAAGLNGPKAEGVDLKVKLVLSDVGESYLLWTENAVLHHRAAKPADPEADATLTLTKPIFIKMMAGTAGVKDTLLSDDLKTGGSRIALVRFFGLIDKAPGNFAIVTR from the coding sequence ATGCTGTTGCTGCCGATCTTGCTGGCCGGCCTGTCCGGCTGCGGCAAGCCAGGCAGCGGCATCGGCGGCAGCGCCAGCGAGGCCGCTGTCAGCGTGCAGGCCCTCAATGCCCAGCTCGCCAAGGAGCTGCCGCTGGCCGACCCGCAGGACTTCGAGGACGCCAGGCGCGGCTTCATCGCCCGACCCGAGGGCAAGATCACGATGGCCGACGGCACCGTGCTGGTGGACTTCGACGCCTTCAAGTTCGTCAGCGGCCCGGCGCCCGACAGCGTCAACGCCAGCCTCTGGCGCCACGCGGCACTGAACGCGCAGATCGGCCTCTTCAAGGTCAGCGAGGGCATCTACCAGCTGCGCGGCTTCGACATCGCCAACATCACCCTGATCGAGGGCAAGAGCGGCTGGATCGTGGTGGACGCCCTCACCTCCAGGGAGAGCGCCGCCGCCGCCATGGCTTTTGCGCGCCAGCAGCTCGGCAACAAGCCGGTCAGCGCGCTGGTGTTCACGCACAGCCATGCCGACCATTTCGGCGGCGCGCTGGGCATCGTCACACCCGAGGAAGTGGCGGCGCGCAAGATCCCGGTGGTGGCGCCGGCGGGCTTCATGGAAGAGTCCACCAGCGAGAACGTGATGGTGGGCACGGCGATGGCGCGCCGCTCCATCTACCAGTTCGGCCGCGACCTGGAGCGCTCGCCCAAGGGCCTGGTGGACACCGGCCTGGGCAAGAACGTGGCCTACGGCAGCATCGGCATCCTGCCGCCCAACCAGCTCATCAGCGAGGCCACGCAAGACCTGACCCTGGACGGCGTGCGTTTCGTGTTCCACAACGTGCCGGGCGCCGAGGCCCCGGCCGAGTTGAGCTTTGCCCTGCCCGAGCTGAAGGCCTATGGCGGCGCCGAGAACCTGGCCCAGACCATGCACAACCTGCTGCCGGTGCGCGGCGCCAAGGTGCGCGATGCGCTGCGCTGGTCGCAATACATGCAGCAGGCGCTGGAGCAGGTGCAGGCCGCGGGCGCCGAGGTCTATTTCGGCCAGCACAACTGGCCGATCTGGGGCCAGGCGCGCATCGGCCGCTTCATCACCACGCACCGCGATGTCTACAAGTACACGCATGACCAGACGGTGCGCCTCATCAACGCCGGCCTCACGCCACGCGAGATCGCCGAGCAGATCCAGCTGCCCAAATCGCTGCAGCAGCATTTCGGCGCGCGCGGCTACTACGGCGATCTGCGCCACAACGTCAAGGCGGTCTACCAGCATTACCTGGGCGCCTACGACGGCAACCCCGCCAACCTCAACCCGCTGCCGCCGGCCGAATCGGCCAAGCGCTATCTGGCCCTGATGGGCGGCGCCGACAAGGCGGTGGCCGCGGCGCAGCAGGCGTTTGACCAGGGCGAGTACCGCTGGGCCGCCGAGCTGCTGAACCAGGTGGTGTTCGGCGCGCCCGAGCATGCCGGCGCCAAGCAGCTGCTGGCGCGCAGCTACGAGCAGCTGGGCTATGCCGCCGAGGCGGCGACCTGGCGCAACAGCTACCTGACCGCCGCGGCCGAGCTGCGCCAGGGCCCGCCGGCTCAAGGGGTGAGCCGCGCGGCCCTGATCGACATGCTGGCGCAGACGCCGACCGAGCGTTTTCTCGAAGCGATGGCCGCCGGCCTGAACGGCCCCAAGGCCGAGGGCGTGGACCTGAAGGTCAAGCTGGTGCTCAGCGATGTGGGCGAAAGCTATCTGCTCTGGACCGAGAACGCGGTGCTGCACCACCGCGCGGCCAAGCCTGCCGACCCCGAGGCCGACGCCACGCTGACCCTCACCAAACCCATCTTCATCAAGATGATGGCCGGCACCGCCGGCGTGAAGGACACCTTGCTGAGCGACGACCTGAAGACCGGCGGCAGCCGCATCGCCCTGGTGCGCTTCTTCGGCCTGATCGACAAGGCGCCCGGCAACTTCGCGATCGTGACGCGCTGA
- a CDS encoding CPBP family intramembrane glutamic endopeptidase has product MKDESFPSAPQALLLVLAMFLAEYVVGAALYDARRTLALTREELSALVTLLGNGMLFAVLLHAKALSYRALFHPSRASLRATIVLLIPPVALLVPALVMLAAELSELLVRIFPLSAWEEQAFASMSAANMAAITAVCVLAPILEEMLFRGVILRAFLVQYSRGTAIAASALIFGMAHLNIYQFVIAFLLGLIAGWLYERSRSLVPSIALHALYNTSLTVVESSSRGSQAESAAPASTTIWVLSLAASLVGALALNRLLARSSRRVVA; this is encoded by the coding sequence GTGAAAGACGAATCGTTCCCCTCCGCTCCACAAGCCCTCCTGCTTGTTCTCGCAATGTTCCTGGCCGAGTACGTTGTCGGGGCTGCTCTGTACGATGCGCGGCGAACTCTCGCACTAACTCGGGAAGAGCTTAGTGCGCTGGTCACGCTGTTGGGGAACGGCATGCTATTCGCAGTCTTGCTACACGCCAAGGCCTTGTCCTATCGAGCTCTGTTCCATCCTTCGCGGGCTTCGCTCCGCGCCACGATAGTTCTTCTTATCCCTCCCGTTGCGCTTCTAGTCCCTGCGCTTGTCATGCTTGCGGCAGAGCTGAGTGAACTCTTGGTCCGCATCTTTCCGCTCTCCGCGTGGGAGGAACAGGCTTTCGCGAGCATGTCTGCAGCGAACATGGCAGCCATCACCGCCGTCTGCGTGCTGGCGCCCATTCTTGAGGAGATGCTCTTCCGAGGAGTAATTCTCCGAGCCTTTCTTGTTCAGTACTCCCGCGGTACCGCCATCGCTGCTTCAGCGCTCATTTTCGGGATGGCGCATCTGAACATCTACCAGTTCGTCATTGCCTTCCTCTTGGGGCTAATCGCAGGTTGGCTCTATGAGCGTTCACGCTCCCTGGTTCCGTCTATAGCCCTCCATGCTCTCTACAACACCTCGCTCACGGTTGTTGAATCTTCATCCAGGGGAAGTCAAGCCGAGTCGGCAGCGCCGGCCTCAACCACAATCTGGGTCTTGTCGCTCGCGGCTTCCCTGGTAGGAGCGCTTGCGCTAAATCGGCTTCTGGCCCGTTCGAGTCGGCGCGTCGTTGCGTGA